From Gammaproteobacteria bacterium:
AGACAGCGAGCCGCCGAAATGCTCGCGGGATGCGCAGATGCGATCGCGAGAATCCGAAGCGCTGCTCTCTCAGAGGAACTTCGCGCCCTCATGGCAGCGGACTAAGGGCCCGAGTCACAGATCATGCACCGAACAAGCTCCCATGTTCCTGGTTCTACACGCCGGCGAGCGGCTGCTCGGGCGTCGGTCGTCGACACCGCGCGGGCGCCCGCGCCGGCTCCGCGATTCTCGATGCGTCTCATCACACTCGTTCTCCTGTCCATCGCCCTCGTCGTCGCCTCCGTCCCACCGGCGGTCGCAGCCGTCCAAGATGTGCCACCTCTGCCGATCTATGGCGCCTTTGCGGGGGCTCCTCCAGACGTGACCGCCGAGGCGTGGATCCTCTATGACGACACGTTCGATCGTGTCCTTGCAGAACACAACGCAGACGAGCGGCGTGCGATGGCATCGACGACAAAAATCATGACCGCGCTCGTGGCTCTCGATCAGGGCAACCTCGATGACCCGATCCGGATCAGTGCTCGCGCCGCCGGGGTCGGAGAGGCAGAGGCCGATCTCGTCGAAGGGGAGGTGTGGACGCTCAGAGACCTCCTCACCGCGCTGCTGGTTCGATCGGCGAACGATGCCGCCATAGCAGTAGCCGAGGGTGTCGGCGGCAGCGTCGAAGACTTCGTTGTTCTGATGAACGACAAGGCTCATGATCTGGGACTCGAGAACACTCAGTTCGTAAATCCGCACGGGCTCGATGTGCCCGGGCATTTCACCAGTGCTCGTGACCTCCTGACGATGACGAGAGCTGCCATGAAGAATCCTCTCTTCGCAACCTTGGTCCATACACAGACGGCGCGACTTCCGGATGCACCCGACGGAACGCAGCGAATCGTTCACAACACCAATCAACTCCTGGACATCTACCCAGGCGCCATCGGCGTCAAGACCGGCTACACGGGCAATGCAGGACACGTCCTCGTCGCGGGTGCGGAGAACTCGGGTCGGCGGCTCTACGCGGTCGTCATGGGATCTACGGACAGCTTCGGAGACGCAACGGCGCTCCTCGATTACGGGCTCGCCGAATTCGGGGTGATCGAGGTGATCATGGAGGGAGTCACGTATGCCCAGCGGCGATCCTCCACCGAGTTGCAGGATATGACCGCCGACTCCACCGTCAAGGCCTTCGCCGCCAAGGAGGAGGCAATCACCCTCCGAACGGGCTTCGAAGGAGCGATCCCCGTGGTCACCGCCACCATTGACGACGAAACCGCCGGGAAGACAGCGCTCGTCGGCGCCGACCTTCAGCGTCTCCCAACGCTGAAGGATGCACTTGCATGGGCAGGACGCTACTGGTCGTGGTTGTGGGGCGATGGCTGAGACGGTCGTCGAGGTCATCAATGAGCAGGAGCTCGGGGAACGCATCGGAGTGCTCGGTGAACTCATCAGTGCCGATTACGCACACACCGTACCTGTCCTGGTCGGCGTTCTCGCAGGGTCG
This genomic window contains:
- a CDS encoding D-alanyl-D-alanine carboxypeptidase, coding for MRLITLVLLSIALVVASVPPAVAAVQDVPPLPIYGAFAGAPPDVTAEAWILYDDTFDRVLAEHNADERRAMASTTKIMTALVALDQGNLDDPIRISARAAGVGEAEADLVEGEVWTLRDLLTALLVRSANDAAIAVAEGVGGSVEDFVVLMNDKAHDLGLENTQFVNPHGLDVPGHFTSARDLLTMTRAAMKNPLFATLVHTQTARLPDAPDGTQRIVHNTNQLLDIYPGAIGVKTGYTGNAGHVLVAGAENSGRRLYAVVMGSTDSFGDATALLDYGLAEFGVIEVIMEGVTYAQRRSSTELQDMTADSTVKAFAAKEEAITLRTGFEGAIPVVTATIDDETAGKTALVGADLQRLPTLKDALAWAGRYWSWLWGDG